The Dickeya poaceiphila DNA window TGAACTGCGTATCTGCCTGCCGGGGCGCTCACCCGCTCTGCTCGGCCACTACCTGCCGGACGCGTTTGGCCCGCGCGATCTGGCGATCAACACTCTGCTAATGGATAACATGGATAACGGATTAACGCTGACGACAGACGACACGCTGCTGCAACTGGCGCTGGCAGCGGCAAACCGCAGCCACGCCCCCTATAGCAAGGCGTTCAGCGGCATCGCGCTGGAAACCCGGCAAGGTCGCCGCTACACCGGGCGTTATGCGGAAAACGCCGCATTTAACCCCAGTTTACCGCCCATGCAGGCAGCGTTAAATCTGGTCAATCTGGCTGGCGAGAGATTCGCCGACATTCAGCGCGCTGTTCTGGTGGAATCCAGCCACGCGACGCTGAGTCAATGGAGTCAGACTCAGCCGTTGTTGGCTTCCCTTGGCTGTGCCGACTTACAGCGCGAACTGGCGCACTAGCGTCTGACCTGCGCCGCCATTAGCATGGCGGCGTGCCCAATACCGTGACCGACAATTCACGCCACGTGAATAAAAAGGACAGAAAATTACCGTTTTTTTTCGCTGAATAAGCGGTAATATGTGATTTCCTCCGCATATTTTTTATATGCAAGCCATCTGTAATTATTTTAACTAACAATCCCTGTACATATTTTCTGGTTACTTTAAGATCAATGCAATCTATCGCTTCTCGCTGGTTCTACGAACCTATCTCCGCTACCCAAAGAGTCGAAAGTCATGGAATTGGAATACGAAAGTAAACGCCCTCTCTATATCCCTTATGCCGGTCCTATCCTGCTCGAATTTCCCCTGCTGAACAAAGGCAGCGCCTTTACCGAGGAAGAACGTGGTCAGTTCAACCTGCACGGCCTGCTACCCGAAGCGGTGGAAACCATTGAAGAACAGGCAGAACGTGCCTGGCGGCAGTATCAGGCATTCAAGAACGACATAGAAAAACATGTGTACCTGCGTAATATTCAGGACACCAACGAAACCCTGTTTTATCGCCTGCTGGACAACCACCTGAGCGAAATGATGCCAATCATTTATACGCCGACGGTAGGTGCTGCCTGTGAACACTTCTCCGATATTTACCGCCGTGCCCGCGGCTTGTTTATCTCCTACCCCAACCGTGAGCATATCGACGATATGCTGCAAAACGCCACTAAACAAAATGTAAAAGTTATCGTGGTGACAGACGGCGAGCGTATTCTCGGTCTGGGTGA harbors:
- the cdd gene encoding cytidine deaminase, coding for MQARFHDAFTQLPSALQTALAPILVRDDFAAMLTADEVSQICAQCRLDADALAFALLPLAAACALTPVSGFHVGAIAQGTSGAFYWGANMEFDGLPLQQTVHAEQSAICHAWLRDEPALRAVTVNYTPCGHCRQFMNELNSAAELRICLPGRSPALLGHYLPDAFGPRDLAINTLLMDNMDNGLTLTTDDTLLQLALAAANRSHAPYSKAFSGIALETRQGRRYTGRYAENAAFNPSLPPMQAALNLVNLAGERFADIQRAVLVESSHATLSQWSQTQPLLASLGCADLQRELAH